One window of the Natrinema sp. CBA1119 genome contains the following:
- the cas3 gene encoding type I-D CRISPR-associated helicase Cas3': MRVRSATLATEPPAEGFAERDFDHARAFQNRIAEWAHDDATEPVGVLRAPTGAGKTATFYEVVKENALTLVVYPTNALLDQQLERFREWDDISAEPLNADTLTGHGDERVENLLQHADRFEGHDVVVTNPDILQAIIQDMYQGSTKPMAFFNRFDAVVYDEFHFYDDLAASGLLLQMHVMHDRRGTDILLASATPNESFVEFVEDELSLPVRDITAEYVSDGDQFRQPVTVDRHEARTIAEEREAVAERLQELVDDANDLNEPQVALVFNSVAASNDFHAYLAEVFPEVFEHAVKDNGFDTNDPDADLKSGNFFVLNTTSKGEVGLDYDIQTLFMETPATPSAFLQRFGRAGREHEAIVHLFGLGDMAWPDEMSYLDFVDSIYDALGAHRSRDEEIATLRSLVGMRGAYAIHSRMADDEWFGPELFEDFESVSEYGKWRAFFRAVDSTLESAGEFGSPIMQNSSTRKILDFARHCFGTFESLRGRSLPVDIRYPRGDREALTSYDLLTTLRYYDIENIESDGTLVVKRRGSEQPVAVTARFPGYNNRPRDYSGSNSGIEEMFSRWIYPEIEDSDLTETEVDEGVLRQFFSDLSLPKAVVPIEVRYGQYAAYVQQDGVTSVDIERRQI; the protein is encoded by the coding sequence ATGCGTGTCCGGAGTGCCACGCTTGCGACTGAACCGCCCGCCGAGGGGTTCGCTGAACGGGACTTCGACCACGCCCGGGCGTTCCAGAACCGCATCGCCGAGTGGGCGCACGACGACGCCACGGAACCGGTCGGTGTCCTCCGAGCACCGACCGGTGCGGGGAAGACCGCGACGTTCTACGAGGTGGTCAAGGAGAACGCCCTGACGCTCGTCGTCTACCCAACGAACGCACTCCTTGACCAACAGCTCGAACGGTTCCGCGAGTGGGATGATATCAGCGCTGAACCGCTCAATGCCGACACGCTCACCGGTCACGGAGACGAACGCGTCGAGAACCTCCTACAGCATGCCGACCGCTTCGAAGGCCACGACGTCGTCGTCACGAACCCCGATATCTTGCAGGCGATCATTCAGGACATGTATCAGGGTTCGACGAAGCCGATGGCGTTCTTCAACCGTTTCGACGCAGTTGTCTACGACGAGTTTCACTTCTACGACGATCTCGCTGCGAGCGGGCTCCTCCTGCAGATGCACGTCATGCACGACCGGCGCGGAACGGACATCCTCCTCGCGTCCGCAACGCCGAACGAGTCGTTCGTCGAATTCGTCGAGGACGAACTCTCGCTCCCAGTCCGAGACATCACCGCCGAGTACGTCTCTGACGGCGATCAGTTCCGCCAGCCGGTGACCGTGGACAGACATGAGGCCCGTACGATCGCCGAGGAGCGGGAGGCCGTCGCGGAGCGTCTCCAAGAACTCGTCGACGACGCTAACGACCTCAACGAACCGCAGGTCGCGCTCGTATTCAACAGCGTTGCCGCAAGCAACGACTTCCACGCGTATCTCGCGGAGGTGTTCCCCGAAGTGTTCGAACACGCCGTGAAGGACAACGGGTTCGACACGAACGATCCGGACGCGGATCTCAAGTCCGGGAATTTCTTCGTTCTCAACACGACAAGCAAGGGTGAAGTCGGATTGGACTACGACATTCAGACGCTGTTCATGGAGACTCCGGCAACGCCGAGCGCGTTCCTCCAGCGGTTCGGACGTGCCGGCCGGGAGCACGAAGCAATCGTCCACCTGTTCGGCCTCGGCGATATGGCGTGGCCGGACGAAATGAGCTATCTCGACTTCGTCGACTCGATTTACGACGCGCTCGGAGCGCATCGAAGCCGAGACGAGGAGATCGCGACCCTCCGAAGTCTCGTCGGGATGCGTGGGGCGTACGCGATTCACTCTCGGATGGCCGACGACGAGTGGTTTGGACCGGAGCTGTTCGAGGACTTCGAGTCGGTCTCCGAGTACGGAAAGTGGCGCGCGTTCTTCCGCGCCGTTGACTCGACCTTAGAGAGTGCCGGCGAGTTCGGGTCCCCAATCATGCAGAACAGCTCCACCCGGAAAATACTCGACTTCGCACGACACTGTTTCGGGACCTTCGAGAGCCTCCGTGGCCGCTCGTTACCTGTTGACATTCGGTATCCACGGGGTGACAGAGAGGCGCTCACGTCATACGACCTCTTGACGACGCTTCGATACTACGACATCGAGAATATTGAGTCCGACGGGACACTCGTCGTCAAGCGTCGAGGCTCGGAGCAACCGGTCGCGGTCACCGCTCGATTCCCCGGGTACAATAATCGACCACGTGACTACAGTGGTTCCAACAGCGGGATCGAGGAAATGTTCTCCCGGTGGATCTACCCAGAGATCGAGGATTCCGATCTCACCGAGACAGAAGTCGACGAGGGTGTACTTCGCCAGTTTTTCTCCGATCTCTCGCTACCGAAGGCGGTGGTGCCGATCGAAGTCCGATACGGCCAGTACGCCGCATACGTCCAACAGGACGGAGTCACGTCCGTGGACATCGAGCGCCGCCAAATATGA
- the cas2 gene encoding CRISPR-associated endonuclease Cas2: MRLAVTYDVSDDTNRRRVYRTLERYGAWRQYSVFELDVSKSERVELEDELEEHIDPADGDRVRLYRLCEACQEATTDLGTEPPDEQSNVI, translated from the coding sequence ATGAGACTCGCAGTGACATACGATGTCAGCGACGACACGAATCGTCGGCGCGTCTATCGGACGCTGGAACGATATGGGGCATGGCGACAGTACAGCGTCTTCGAACTCGACGTGTCGAAGAGCGAGCGGGTCGAGCTTGAAGACGAACTCGAAGAACACATCGACCCGGCGGACGGAGATCGAGTCCGGCTGTATCGGCTCTGCGAAGCCTGCCAAGAGGCGACGACAGATCTCGGGACCGAACCACCGGACGAGCAATCGAACGTCATCTGA
- a CDS encoding AbrB/MazE/SpoVT family DNA-binding domain-containing protein produces the protein MSLCETIQWDEHHLVVHGGSPHVSSRRSIASSPKELREKYDLQPGDEVVWLDTDDDIAVKKRTRTGGRELLF, from the coding sequence GTGTCGCTCTGCGAGACCATCCAGTGGGACGAACACCACCTCGTCGTTCATGGCGGTTCGCCCCACGTATCGAGCCGGAGATCGATCGCGAGCAGTCCAAAGGAACTCCGCGAGAAATACGACCTCCAGCCCGGTGACGAGGTGGTCTGGCTCGATACGGATGATGACATCGCCGTGAAAAAACGGACGCGTACCGGCGGTCGGGAGCTGTTGTTCTAG
- the cas7d gene encoding type I-D CRISPR-associated protein Cas7/Csc2, producing the protein MTLTYPETGLVDSFEIYRTQKPSVTLVVEREITEPTLFRNSNNDRAETQQFGDQLHAQVNGEKFTSKERLSGLDLLRSLDDELVGDEYTYNEPATLDESINVGTLTYGLAGTGDQDFAIKSRVIEGYTYTTDEYDLMNKETRNAVYESGTMRTDENEQSKALFDYVKVQPGNSLVHFVTLEAATGPMLLYALHNVLNTGRYGARETRTGRNVRNSIRGVILGDHDTSLSTGELLMEYHEEDNEVGDSIAEYVEDVRRTDWEVYGDFHDADAFPEWYEGMRAVASRETDDADEILLEEFGRLTEAATDVFSADD; encoded by the coding sequence ATGACACTCACGTACCCCGAAACCGGCCTCGTCGACTCGTTCGAAATCTACCGCACGCAGAAGCCGAGCGTCACGCTCGTCGTCGAACGCGAGATTACCGAACCGACGCTGTTCCGCAACTCCAACAACGACCGTGCGGAGACCCAACAGTTCGGTGACCAGTTGCACGCACAGGTGAACGGTGAGAAGTTCACGAGCAAGGAGCGGCTCAGCGGTCTCGACCTGCTCCGGTCGCTCGACGACGAACTGGTCGGCGACGAATACACGTATAACGAACCTGCGACGCTCGACGAGTCGATCAACGTCGGAACGCTCACGTACGGCCTCGCCGGCACCGGCGACCAGGACTTTGCGATCAAGTCCCGCGTCATCGAGGGCTACACGTACACGACCGACGAGTACGACCTGATGAACAAGGAGACCCGGAACGCGGTGTACGAGTCCGGGACGATGCGTACTGACGAGAACGAACAGTCCAAAGCGCTGTTCGACTACGTCAAAGTCCAACCAGGGAACTCGCTCGTCCACTTCGTCACGCTCGAAGCCGCGACGGGACCAATGCTCCTCTACGCGCTCCACAACGTTCTCAACACGGGACGGTACGGAGCCCGCGAGACGCGGACCGGGCGTAATGTCCGCAACTCGATCCGTGGCGTTATCCTCGGTGATCACGACACATCGCTCTCGACAGGAGAGCTCCTGATGGAATACCACGAGGAGGACAACGAGGTCGGGGACAGTATTGCTGAATATGTCGAGGACGTCCGCCGAACCGACTGGGAGGTTTACGGCGACTTCCACGATGCGGACGCATTCCCTGAGTGGTACGAGGGGATGCGGGCCGTGGCGTCGCGGGAGACTGACGACGCCGACGAGATCCTCCTAGAGGAATTCGGTCGTCTCACCGAAGCGGCGACGGACGTGTTCAGTGCCGATGATTGA
- a CDS encoding ISH3 family transposase: MFKTQQADNEIHEDELLNFLVNRLDEEVSLGLSKNAEIDAEVIYEVLVGACADGTSVSTLCGSSENSPAANTILYHLRTKFEPERLERVANTLLRQDVVELLPEQVEVCADLHLRPYYGDEADTDGLYHSEAKRGTTAFHAYATLYARVKNKRYTLAVRRLEDGDTASSVLAEFLGVLDGLDTEVKAVYLDRGFYDSKCLTLLQTHNYAYVVPIIRWGETIQQELSEGWSRVINHDLTGKLDGHSWTVEFPVYIDCTYLNGRYDENGVARHGYAADAPFIDTPRDARYHYSKRFGIESSYRLSEQTIATTTTRDATVRLLYVVVSLLLQNVWRYLHHEYVATPRRGGRRLWWWPYKEFINMVRRAAWTALAVRRAVPANRPPDDRFHR; the protein is encoded by the coding sequence GTGTTCAAGACCCAACAAGCAGACAATGAAATCCACGAAGACGAACTCCTTAACTTTCTCGTCAACCGGCTTGACGAGGAAGTTTCGCTCGGCCTTTCGAAAAACGCTGAAATAGATGCTGAGGTCATCTACGAGGTCCTCGTCGGCGCGTGCGCCGACGGGACCTCGGTCTCTACGTTATGTGGCTCTAGCGAGAACTCACCCGCAGCGAACACGATTCTCTATCATCTGCGGACGAAGTTCGAGCCGGAACGGCTCGAACGAGTGGCTAACACACTCCTTCGGCAGGATGTCGTCGAATTGCTCCCCGAGCAGGTGGAGGTCTGCGCAGACCTCCACCTGCGACCCTACTACGGTGACGAAGCCGACACAGACGGCCTCTACCACTCCGAGGCCAAGCGCGGAACCACCGCCTTCCACGCCTACGCCACACTCTACGCGCGTGTGAAGAACAAACGCTACACGCTGGCGGTGCGCCGTCTCGAAGACGGCGACACCGCCAGCAGCGTCCTCGCTGAGTTCCTCGGCGTCCTCGACGGCCTTGACACCGAAGTCAAGGCCGTCTACCTCGATCGCGGATTCTACGACAGCAAGTGTCTCACGTTACTCCAGACGCACAACTACGCCTACGTTGTCCCGATTATCCGGTGGGGTGAGACGATTCAGCAGGAACTCTCGGAAGGATGGAGTCGCGTCATCAACCACGACCTGACAGGGAAACTCGACGGTCACAGCTGGACCGTCGAGTTTCCGGTCTACATCGACTGTACGTACCTGAACGGACGGTACGACGAGAACGGCGTGGCGCGTCACGGCTACGCCGCTGACGCACCGTTCATTGACACGCCACGCGACGCTCGATACCATTACTCGAAACGCTTCGGTATCGAGTCGAGCTATCGCTTGTCCGAGCAAACGATAGCGACGACAACAACGCGAGACGCGACGGTGAGACTGCTGTACGTCGTAGTAAGTCTGCTGTTGCAGAACGTCTGGCGGTATCTCCACCACGAATACGTGGCGACGCCCCGCCGAGGCGGGCGCCGCCTCTGGTGGTGGCCGTACAAGGAGTTTATCAATATGGTTCGACGGGCTGCGTGGACGGCCCTCGCGGTGCGTCGGGCCGTCCCCGCGAACCGGCCACCAGACGACCGGTTCCACCGGTAG
- a CDS encoding RNA-guided endonuclease TnpB family protein, whose translation MADDYVRRTAITRLKVTDEQRDLLEEAISEWKRGCQIATDMAWGKCNAKSDVQPLAYDDVREHTDLGSQHAILATHQAAQAITGCIERRSNGKKVSKPTFTASTVKYDTRTMTLFDDDTVSLTTTESRVRCELALPDADDGYQRQYLNSDRWSITESTLTARDGDYFLHIGFRRPKNDTEQNTVEDGTVLGVDLGIENLAVTSTAYFFSGREMTHDLREFEKVRAGLQQTGTRSAHRTLEQSSGRELRYVRDVLHRASNAIVGEALRYECDVIAFEDLTHIRDRTGASWGHKWAFRTLYEQVGYKAEAVGISVKQVGSAYTSKRCAECGFTADENRPNRNDFRCQKCKSEANADYNAAKNIGMRYVRRGQQSSRRTGNSQLALQSGTVTPSGGFTAHPDGFEAEFMDKPHPQRANPSG comes from the coding sequence GTGGCAGACGACTACGTGCGTCGGACGGCAATCACTCGTCTCAAAGTCACGGACGAGCAACGCGACCTTCTCGAAGAGGCTATCTCCGAGTGGAAGCGTGGTTGCCAAATCGCCACCGACATGGCGTGGGGCAAGTGCAACGCCAAAAGCGACGTACAGCCCCTCGCCTACGACGACGTGCGCGAACACACTGACCTCGGTAGTCAGCACGCGATCCTCGCCACCCACCAGGCCGCCCAAGCCATCACCGGCTGTATCGAACGCCGGTCCAACGGCAAGAAGGTGAGCAAGCCGACCTTTACCGCATCCACGGTGAAGTACGATACCCGGACCATGACACTGTTTGACGACGATACGGTGTCACTCACCACAACGGAAAGTCGCGTCCGGTGTGAACTTGCTCTGCCCGACGCTGACGATGGCTACCAACGACAGTACCTCAATTCAGACAGATGGAGCATCACGGAAAGTACGCTCACCGCCCGTGACGGCGACTACTTCTTGCATATCGGCTTCCGCCGACCCAAGAACGACACCGAGCAGAACACCGTCGAGGACGGAACGGTCCTCGGGGTTGACCTCGGTATCGAAAACCTCGCCGTCACAAGCACCGCCTACTTCTTCAGCGGGCGGGAGATGACCCACGACCTCCGCGAGTTTGAGAAGGTGCGCGCCGGACTCCAACAGACCGGGACCCGAAGCGCCCACCGAACGCTCGAGCAGTCAAGTGGCCGCGAGCTTCGATACGTCCGCGATGTACTCCACCGAGCGTCGAACGCCATCGTAGGCGAAGCACTCCGGTATGAGTGCGACGTAATAGCGTTCGAGGACTTGACACACATCCGCGACCGAACAGGTGCGTCGTGGGGGCATAAATGGGCGTTCAGGACACTCTATGAACAGGTGGGATACAAAGCCGAAGCGGTCGGCATCTCGGTGAAGCAAGTCGGGTCGGCGTACACATCGAAGCGGTGCGCCGAGTGTGGGTTCACGGCAGACGAGAATCGCCCGAATCGTAACGATTTCCGCTGTCAGAAATGTAAGTCGGAAGCGAACGCGGATTACAATGCGGCGAAGAACATCGGTATGCGGTACGTCCGTCGGGGCCAACAGTCGTCTCGACGGACGGGCAACAGTCAGCTTGCCCTACAGTCTGGAACGGTGACGCCGAGCGGCGGATTTACTGCCCACCCAGATGGGTTCGAGGCCGAGTTCATGGACAAGCCCCACCCTCAACGAGCGAACCCGTCAGGGTGA
- a CDS encoding nucleic acid-binding protein — MTLAVADTEPIIHLDEIDALHLLSTIDHVLLPQTVCDELAAGTVPPALGAIEYELVEADAAALDVELDAGETAALAVAAERSAVFLTDDLAARNAATERGVEVHGSIGILVLAYSRGALSESAAIGHMRALQAETSLFITDAIVEQGIALLAESS; from the coding sequence GTGACGCTCGCGGTCGCTGACACGGAGCCTATTATCCATCTCGACGAGATCGATGCGCTCCATTTGCTCTCGACCATCGATCACGTCCTGCTTCCACAGACGGTGTGTGATGAACTTGCGGCGGGCACGGTTCCGCCTGCGCTCGGCGCCATCGAGTACGAACTCGTCGAGGCCGACGCGGCCGCACTCGATGTGGAGTTGGATGCCGGCGAGACAGCCGCGCTTGCGGTCGCGGCTGAACGCTCAGCGGTGTTTCTGACCGACGACCTCGCAGCCCGGAACGCCGCTACGGAGCGCGGTGTCGAGGTGCATGGATCGATCGGGATTCTCGTGCTCGCGTATAGCCGTGGCGCGCTCAGTGAATCAGCGGCGATCGGCCACATGCGAGCGCTCCAGGCAGAGACGAGCTTGTTTATTACCGATGCAATCGTGGAGCAAGGGATTGCGCTGCTCGCGGAGTCGTCCTGA
- a CDS encoding UPF0175 family protein — protein MSRTTATIPDDLTDLMEGAVRAGIFENKSDAIRHVLREYFEENQNARVAAAVSLYEDGEITLGTAARLAGINRFEMRDILREEGVELRFGPEDMDAARDEIEAARNLE, from the coding sequence ATGTCCCGAACCACCGCCACCATCCCGGACGATCTCACCGATCTCATGGAGGGAGCCGTTAGAGCGGGAATCTTCGAAAACAAGAGCGACGCCATTCGCCACGTTCTCCGCGAGTATTTCGAAGAGAACCAGAACGCGCGGGTTGCAGCTGCGGTCTCGTTGTACGAAGACGGCGAGATTACCCTCGGAACGGCTGCCCGCCTTGCCGGCATCAACCGGTTCGAGATGCGGGACATACTGCGAGAAGAAGGTGTGGAACTGCGGTTCGGCCCTGAAGACATGGATGCCGCGAGAGACGAGATTGAGGCAGCCCGCAACCTCGAATGA
- a CDS encoding winged helix-turn-helix domain-containing protein — translation MSSPSDATLDTLRYLVSIDESTTLPEISDETGKSRSTVGRHFDALESDGAVETWMEGKTRYVVPTLAGRLQT, via the coding sequence ATGAGCAGCCCGTCCGACGCGACTCTTGACACGCTCCGGTATCTCGTCTCTATCGACGAGAGTACGACACTTCCTGAAATATCTGACGAGACCGGGAAATCGAGGAGTACTGTCGGTCGACACTTCGACGCGCTCGAATCCGATGGCGCCGTCGAGACGTGGATGGAGGGCAAAACCCGCTACGTCGTACCGACACTTGCCGGCCGACTCCAGACGTAA
- a CDS encoding lamin tail domain-containing protein — MAAPESAPPRNGPPADEDPAAEDDESANRDDDSAGDDDENDENDAGPGDPAALALADYHILGEQASAEYLTLRNTGDGPLELSGWTIRDRRDGGRVGNSASPFEFPRGFTLEPGATVTISTGAGEPTAETLYWGYSGDFQIWHEEGDVVIVRDASGTVVLEQEIATDQPPEPPGDEDPDESAGNGSDEPTDPPDDDVPDEPTDPSGDETDDPTEPPTGEPTEPPSDDTADSPATSGGADGAEPNRTDGA, encoded by the coding sequence GTGGCCGCGCCCGAGTCCGCACCGCCTCGGAATGGACCGCCCGCCGACGAGGACCCGGCTGCGGAGGACGACGAGTCAGCTAACCGTGACGATGACTCGGCCGGCGATGACGACGAAAACGACGAAAATGACGCGGGGCCAGGTGATCCGGCAGCCCTTGCACTCGCTGACTACCACATCCTCGGCGAGCAAGCCAGCGCGGAGTATCTCACGCTCCGGAACACCGGCGATGGACCGCTCGAGCTGTCCGGTTGGACCATCCGAGACCGAAGAGACGGTGGCCGAGTGGGCAATAGCGCCAGTCCGTTCGAGTTCCCGCGCGGATTCACGCTGGAACCAGGAGCGACGGTGACTATCTCCACTGGCGCGGGTGAGCCCACGGCCGAAACGCTCTACTGGGGGTACAGCGGCGACTTCCAGATCTGGCACGAGGAGGGAGATGTCGTGATCGTGCGCGATGCCAGCGGCACCGTCGTTCTCGAACAGGAGATCGCTACAGACCAACCGCCGGAGCCGCCCGGTGACGAGGACCCCGACGAATCGGCTGGCAACGGATCCGACGAACCGACCGACCCACCCGATGATGATGTCCCCGACGAGCCGACCGATCCATCTGGTGATGAGACCGACGACCCAACAGAGCCACCCACCGGTGAGCCGACCGAGCCACCCAGTGATGACACCGCGGACTCCCCAGCCACTAGTGGTGGAGCTGATGGCGCTGAACCGAATCGCACCGACGGGGCGTGA
- a CDS encoding PQQ-binding-like beta-propeller repeat protein, with amino-acid sequence MVLDVAGQVVWETAAIGGWLVLSDDGGTVVTADTDGTLYAIAAPTGEVRWRADIGMWPAADLSVSADGSCVFAADRGAGAFVVVDEGAPIWSASHDVGPGRGAIAADGGDVEYHRHGSRRRVCPPGGLPDPRRGGRARVRTASEWTARRRGPGCGGRRVS; translated from the coding sequence ATCGTCCTCGACGTCGCAGGCCAGGTCGTCTGGGAGACGGCCGCCATCGGGGGCTGGCTGGTGCTCTCCGACGACGGTGGGACGGTGGTTACTGCGGACACAGACGGTACGTTGTACGCGATTGCTGCCCCCACGGGCGAGGTGCGATGGAGGGCCGACATCGGCATGTGGCCCGCCGCCGACCTCAGCGTCTCCGCTGACGGGTCGTGTGTCTTCGCCGCGGACCGCGGTGCGGGTGCGTTCGTCGTCGTCGACGAGGGAGCGCCGATCTGGAGCGCGTCGCACGACGTCGGCCCCGGACGCGGGGCAATCGCTGCCGACGGGGGGGACGTGGAGTACCATCGTCACGGATCTCGCCGCCGAGTCTGCCCACCTGGCGGTCTACCGGACCCCCGACGCGGTGGCCGCGCCCGAGTCCGCACCGCCTCGGAATGGACCGCCCGCCGACGAGGACCCGGCTGCGGAGGACGACGAGTCAGCTAA
- a CDS encoding type II toxin-antitoxin system VapC family toxin, producing MTVLVDTGVLYADHDRDASRHDAASDTLEAVYSGTFGQPYVSDYLYDEAVTLTLKRSGSFTPAKHLGEKLRGVASYPQTYEMLRVSAAVFADAVEIFEQYDDQALSFTDATSVALCRRHDLDAIMSFDDDFDGIVRRIDPAAV from the coding sequence ATGACGGTCCTTGTCGACACGGGTGTGCTGTACGCGGATCACGATCGCGACGCGTCTCGACATGACGCTGCGAGCGACACACTCGAGGCGGTCTACAGTGGGACCTTCGGCCAGCCGTACGTGAGCGATTATCTCTACGACGAAGCCGTGACACTGACGCTCAAGCGAAGCGGATCGTTCACGCCAGCAAAGCATCTCGGCGAGAAACTCCGCGGTGTCGCATCGTATCCCCAGACATATGAAATGCTCCGCGTATCAGCGGCCGTGTTCGCCGATGCCGTCGAAATCTTCGAACAGTACGACGATCAAGCGCTGAGCTTCACTGATGCAACGTCCGTCGCGCTGTGTCGGCGTCACGATCTCGACGCGATCATGAGTTTCGACGATGACTTCGATGGCATTGTCCGCCGAATCGATCCTGCAGCAGTCTGA
- the cas6 gene encoding CRISPR system precrRNA processing endoribonuclease RAMP protein Cas6 encodes MRRIDLTVKPEGSFPVPTANGYQIYGAVLSALDGVDEDVSTRVHDSSIGSLTNSGLLGTFDGSNRDHHKRVIRDETYDLKLGVADPRDQEVFQALADAFVFSDDTLELADGDFRVRDFASTNTTHEDLLTEASEIAARYHNTFEIEVRFETPTCIKESSNITNMFPARQHVFASVLRKWNATIPDERADEFEIAMTREDFGTNLIEKPDADTYETDSVLVNRGEDGGPILRQGFTADCTYKFKDASEAIRTAVTALALFSEYAGIGAFVSRGCGTVSVEVKE; translated from the coding sequence ATGCGTCGAATCGACCTAACGGTTAAACCAGAGGGCTCGTTCCCGGTGCCGACCGCGAATGGCTACCAGATCTACGGCGCGGTTCTCTCGGCGCTCGATGGTGTCGACGAGGACGTGAGCACGCGCGTCCATGATTCCTCGATCGGGAGTCTGACGAACAGCGGCCTCCTCGGGACGTTCGACGGAAGCAATCGCGACCACCACAAACGCGTAATCCGCGACGAGACGTACGATCTCAAGTTGGGCGTCGCCGATCCCCGCGACCAAGAGGTCTTCCAAGCACTCGCCGACGCGTTCGTCTTCAGCGACGATACTCTCGAACTCGCGGACGGCGACTTCCGCGTGCGCGACTTTGCGAGCACGAACACAACCCACGAGGACCTCCTCACTGAAGCCTCAGAGATCGCCGCCCGGTACCACAACACCTTCGAAATTGAGGTCCGCTTCGAGACGCCGACGTGCATCAAAGAGAGTAGCAATATAACTAACATGTTTCCCGCGAGGCAACACGTATTCGCCTCGGTACTGCGAAAATGGAACGCGACGATCCCGGACGAGCGGGCAGACGAGTTCGAGATTGCGATGACCCGTGAGGACTTCGGGACGAACCTCATCGAGAAACCCGACGCGGACACCTACGAGACGGATAGCGTCCTCGTCAACCGCGGCGAGGATGGCGGCCCGATCCTCCGCCAGGGGTTTACCGCCGACTGCACGTACAAGTTCAAGGACGCGAGCGAAGCCATCCGGACCGCGGTGACAGCGCTTGCGCTCTTCAGCGAGTACGCCGGCATCGGCGCGTTCGTCTCGCGCGGCTGTGGGACGGTCTCTGTGGAGGTGAAAGAATGA
- a CDS encoding transposase, with product MNFVRGTLQSSQHHLERLKTALVDDDWRVGTAEVVRNRDRHELHINVTYETAEVANKETAETFIGVDVNEDCVGLAAVTESGVEDSVVIEYPDIKKTRHEYFTIRKRMQSVGQTTLEHGVRDEEQRFVHDQLHQVSRDVVAWAQQFENPVIIFEDLKDMRDDIDYGTRMNRRLHSLPFAQLQGFVSYKAAWRGIPSEKIDPEYTSQECVDCGHTTRSNRQGKRFQCVRCGFQDHADRKAALLISARGLEKLNRKVPALNSPPIVRVRRHGNGLNEPADHDPVSTVRGHQTDGETGSVRN from the coding sequence CTGAACTTCGTCCGAGGCACTCTCCAAAGTAGTCAACACCATCTTGAGCGTCTGAAGACAGCGTTGGTGGATGACGACTGGCGTGTTGGCACAGCAGAAGTCGTGCGCAACCGTGATCGACACGAACTCCACATCAACGTCACGTACGAGACTGCTGAAGTCGCTAACAAAGAAACCGCTGAGACGTTCATCGGTGTGGACGTGAACGAGGACTGCGTTGGATTAGCCGCAGTCACTGAATCTGGCGTCGAGGACTCAGTGGTCATTGAGTATCCAGACATCAAGAAAACGCGGCACGAGTACTTCACTATCCGTAAACGAATGCAGAGCGTCGGACAAACCACGCTCGAACACGGAGTTCGGGACGAAGAACAACGGTTTGTCCACGACCAACTCCACCAAGTGTCACGAGATGTCGTGGCGTGGGCACAACAGTTCGAGAATCCCGTCATCATCTTTGAAGACCTCAAAGACATGCGCGACGACATCGACTACGGGACTCGAATGAACCGGCGCTTGCATTCACTGCCTTTCGCACAACTCCAAGGATTCGTGTCGTACAAAGCTGCGTGGCGTGGAATCCCCTCCGAGAAGATTGACCCGGAGTATACGAGTCAAGAATGCGTGGATTGCGGGCATACGACTCGTTCAAACCGGCAGGGAAAGCGGTTCCAATGCGTTCGATGCGGGTTCCAAGACCACGCAGATCGGAAGGCAGCGTTGTTGATTAGTGCGAGAGGTTTGGAGAAGTTGAATCGGAAGGTGCCTGCTCTCAACAGCCCTCCGATTGTGAGGGTGCGACGGCATGGCAACGGGCTGAATGAACCAGCCGACCACGACCCTGTTTCAACCGTTCGAGGCCACCAGACCGATGGTGAAACAGGGAGTGTTAGGAATTAA